The DNA window CCAACTTGATACTCAGCCGATTGATTTTACCGGCTTTATGGCTGATTTGGAGAATTTGTCCGGATTGTTGGCACAACCAAAAGGAATTCGGTTTGTTTTAGAGCCAGAATTGCCATTACCTGCCAAAGTATTGGCTGATGGTACTCGCCTGCGTCAAATTCTATGGAATTTAATTGGCAATGCCGTGAAATTTACCCAGAAAGGTGAAATCAGAGTGCGTATCTGGTGTGAAAAAGAAGATCGCCTGCTGTTTGAAGTCACTGATTCCGGTATTGGTATCCCTTCTGATGAACTAGAAAAAATCTTCGCTATGTATTATCAGGTGAGAGACAGCGCTGGCGGACGTCCGGCAACGGGGACAGGGATCGGCCTTGCTGTATCCAAACGGCTTGCACAAGCTATGGGAGGTGATATTACGGTTAAGAGTACAGTAGGGGAAGGATCTTGTTTTACCTTGTCTGTGATTGCCCCTGCGATTGATGAAAACGCTGCGGGAGGGGAAGAAGAAGATTCACTGCCATTACCCGCACTGAATATCCTGTTAGTTGAAGATATTGAGCTGAATGTCATTGTTGCCCGTTCTGTTCTGGAAAGACTCGGTAATAGTGTAGATGTCGCCATGAATGGTCGTGATGCTCTGGATATGTTTGATCCCGATGAATATGACTTGGTGCTGCTTGATATCCAGTTACCGGATATGACTGGATGGGATATTGCTCGTGAGTTGCATAAACGTTACCAGAATCACACTCTCCCTCCACTGATCGCTCTGACTGCCAATGTTTTGAAAGACAAAAAAGAATATCTTGAGGCAGGTATGGACGAAGTTCTTAATAAGCCTCTTTCTGTTAAGGAACTGACTGCCGTAATGGAAAAATTCTGGGGTAAACCGGCTGAATCTGCACCTCTGTTACCAGAGGCAATTAACTTGAAAAAGGGTGAAGAATTCCTTGATGAACTCCTTGATTTAGAGATGCTCAATCAGTACATCGATTTAGTCGGTCCGAAGATGATTGCTGATAATCTGACCATCTTTGAAAATATGATGCCAAACTACCTTGCTTTACTGGAATCGAATATGACAGCAAAGGATCAAAAAGGCATTACGGAAGAGGCTCATAAAATCAAGGGGGCTGCCGGTTCTGTCGGATTACGTCATTTACAACAATTAGCACAGCAGATCCAATCACCGGATTTACCAGCCTGGTGGGATAACGTGCAAGAGTGGGCAGATGAGCTGAGTCAGGAATGGAAACATGATACGGAAACATTGAGAAACTGGCTGGCGAGCGCTACAAAAAAATAACCCCAACCGAAGTTGGGGTGCGCGAATACTGCGCCAACACCAGGGAAACTTGTTTGCCCGCTTATCTAAGATTTATTTTAGGCGCGAGCAATTAAAGAATTCTTCCACACAAAGTACAAGTACCAACATAGCAAAGATAAGATTTTTTGTTACAAGATTCATTAAAATCTGTGATGAAGATTGGTGTTTAACCCTCTAAGGGGTTAAGCATTAATCTACTACAAATGGAGAGGAATATGAAATCTGTTGCAGTTATATTAAGTGGATGTGGGGTCTATGACGGTAGTGAAATCCACGAATCAGTTTTAACTATGCTCTCTTTGAGTCGTTTGGGAGCTGAAGTATCTTTTTTTTCGCCTGATGAGTCACAACATCATGTAATTAATCATCTTAATGGAGAAGAAAAACAAGAAATTCGTCACATAATGGAAGAGTCAGCCCGTATAACAAGAGGTAATATTCAGCCATTATCTGAGGTTGATGTTAATACTTTGGATGCACTGATTGTTCCCGGCGGTTTTGGCGCAG is part of the Xenorhabdus cabanillasii genome and encodes:
- the arcB gene encoding aerobic respiration two-component sensor histidine kinase ArcB, which produces MKLIRGLAQYYVDLMMKLGLVRFSLLLASVLVILAMAMQMAVTFVLHGEVQRIDLIRSIFFGLLITPWAVYFLSIVVEQLEESRQRLSSLVAKLEEMRQRDAILNQQLKDNITQLNQEISEREKAEQAHLVLLEKLKLEMEYREKTQIEFEQQSVLLRSFLDASPDLVYYRNEDNEFSGCNRAMELLTGKSEKQLIGLTPVEVYDKEIASKVMETDEKVFRHNVSLTYEQWLVYPDGRKACFELRKVPFYDRIGRRHGLMGFGRDITEHKRYQDALESASRDKTTFISTISHELRTPLNGIVGLSRILLDTNLTPEQCNYLKTIHVSAITLGNIFNDIIELDKIERRKIQLDTQPIDFTGFMADLENLSGLLAQPKGIRFVLEPELPLPAKVLADGTRLRQILWNLIGNAVKFTQKGEIRVRIWCEKEDRLLFEVTDSGIGIPSDELEKIFAMYYQVRDSAGGRPATGTGIGLAVSKRLAQAMGGDITVKSTVGEGSCFTLSVIAPAIDENAAGGEEEDSLPLPALNILLVEDIELNVIVARSVLERLGNSVDVAMNGRDALDMFDPDEYDLVLLDIQLPDMTGWDIARELHKRYQNHTLPPLIALTANVLKDKKEYLEAGMDEVLNKPLSVKELTAVMEKFWGKPAESAPLLPEAINLKKGEEFLDELLDLEMLNQYIDLVGPKMIADNLTIFENMMPNYLALLESNMTAKDQKGITEEAHKIKGAAGSVGLRHLQQLAQQIQSPDLPAWWDNVQEWADELSQEWKHDTETLRNWLASATKK